The Apium graveolens cultivar Ventura chromosome 10, ASM990537v1, whole genome shotgun sequence nucleotide sequence CAAGGATTAATCGTATGAAAAATTGgatgtatttatattttaaattatatttaattttaatattcttgTTTTAGTAGTAATTtgtaaattaatataaatttatcataatacataatttgaaattatttaaatttaCTTGAAATtctatattatatataataattatttgcCATATACCGATCAACAAAAACACATAAGAactaatcggatttcaaaaatcgGATCGGTCCCGTACCTTACAGAGTATTAATCGATAAAATCCAAAAATTGAAAACATGTACATGTCTACAGGGTGTGCATTCAGTTCGGTTAACCGATAACCATACCGAATAACCAAAATtaattcggttcggttaaccaatcttcaaaattcggttcggttttcggtACAAAAATTTGCGAAATTCGATTTTTCGGTAATTCGGTTATTAACCGCGGTTAAACGAAAAATCGAATTAATAACcgattttttaataaaaataaaaatatttattattattggTAATATAACCACATAAGTTAATAAAATATATACTCTCCTCAATATCATGTCTCCTCTCTTCGGTCTTCTCACTAGACCGACGAACAAATACTTATAGATATACAGTTACACACAATGCCACTTCTGTGGTGATTTTTTCTCACTGTGAATTTTTATTTGGTCGCCACTTCTGCTTTTACAGACTCAAGCTTAATACTTATATATAATAGGTGCAATTTCTAGATTTTTTCCTAAATTCGGTTTAAAATTTCGGTTTTCGGTTCTAACCGAATTATTAAGTTCGGTTTCAATTAAAAATCGAAtatatttcggttcggttttcggtAGAAGTTTTTGCACTATTTCGGTTTCTCGTTAACCGAAAAAAAAATCGGTTTTGGTTAACCGAATGCACACACCTACATGCCTACATGGATAAAGGGCGTGAATTTAAGAAACAATTGTTAAAAAAATATAGTTAAAGTTAAGTATGACTAAGTTCTAAAATGTACATGCCTATATGGATATCATCGAAAATGTTCAAACTTATatgataaaaataatacactGTGCGAACTCAAGAAATGTGAATCGGTGAAGTTCAAGTTCCTTATACAAGTCCTGCAGGTCTATCGAATTGATATGGTTTTTAATTTAGCACGCCAAGAGTTAATAGTTGATCTTCGTATACCTATGCTCAAGAAAATGTTAAGTTATAATTTCTGGTGCATTGATCAGTTTCGTATATAAAGCAATGTTGTTTCCAGTTTTTGTATAAATTAGCACCTGATAACAAAGCACAATAATATGTAGTAATCAATAGGACGTTCAAATCCTGGTATTTTATCTGCTTCACTTGCCGTGGTTGTGCTTATTCAACAGAGTCTTTGAGGCCATTGTTCAGAACTGAACTAGTGTTCAGTGTAGCCCACAGCAAGTTCAGAGCCTGCAGAGGATTTGAAGTAAAAATGTCGGTAAATAAAACATAAGAATAACTATACTGGTTGTCACATAGACTTGTTATCTTGTTTGTTTTTACCTCTTGCATGTCTATATTGACCACCTGGTCCTTGACATCACTAGGAGGAACTTTCAAACTATTGAGATAGTTGAAACAAGTTGCAGATGATAATGGAGTCACTACCAAGTCATCTGTCACCATGAACATTGTCCGTGCCTTCATGAATACATCTGAACCCTTTGGATTTACTAAATCTGGGTATTGTAGTGGCATTCTTAATCTCAGTTCAAAAGGTCATCCGTAATTATACCATACATGCAGATCCCTCGAATACTTAATGGAAGAAGAAAAAAGGTTACGTTCACAACACAGTGATGGAGTTGCGGCTTGCTTGAGAGGGATAATTTGGTTGGAAGAATAATAATGTTCAGCCAATTTAGGGTCAAGCAGCATATTTTTTAGTTTCTGCGATTTAAAGTATCTATTAACATTCAGATCTGACACACTTTTATTCAAGTTCTCAGCAACTACTGTTGATGAATGACTCGCACTCAGCAAACTGATGACTTTTCCCAAAGGAATGGAGAGAAAGGTGAAAAGAAGCTCTGCAAAATCTTCAGCAGCTTCAGCCAACAGTATTTTGTTATTCGACTTCTGAACCAATACCTTCACTGTCATCTTCTTGTCGCTGGTGTTGCCCTCTGTACTCATCTGACTATTAGTAATAGTTTGAATTGTTTTGTCCACGATAACATAGTTTTTACCCAAAAACATACTTGTTAAAGGAGTCTTCGACAAAATTGAGTACTTGAGCAAGTCAAGTATCTGTTGAGGAGAAAAAATTAAATAGATAAGAAATGTGTAGAAGGTTATATATGGAGATAgtttcttaaaaaaaataaactagAAACATGTTCAAGGTACCTCGGTCGATCCAAGATGAAAATTCCTTTCTTCAAGCACTCCAAAATCTGTAAATCCAGTTTTTTCCAGTAGTGCAAGAGTTGCTGCAGGAATAATAGGAATTACATGTAAATCATCAGTTATAACAAATGATGCAGTTCGGTGAACAAAAACTCCTTGTCCATCCTCTCCTCTTGTATCAGTGAAGTATGCTTTGTTTTCCAGGAACCGCGAGCAATTTTTGCATTTAACACAATTGTAGGTGCTCACATAAGCATCAAAATTTTCACTAGTACACTTCAAATCACAAGTGAAATATTCTATAGGTCTAATATCATCGATGTTCACTTTCAGCTTTCGACACTCAACTTCTGCTGAGTTTCGTGTATTCAGCAACATGTCTTTGCATACTTCCGTCGCAAAATACCTGGTTTGGAGATTTGAGATGCTTTTATATAGATTGTTGAAGCTCCCAATGACCGCTGCGGCTGGCAGTGTAGTATTAGAATGTTTGGACAAGAATCTGATAATCGTTCCCATCGGCATCGTAAGGAAGCTAAACAGAATGTCAACAAAATCACTATTAGCTTCTGCGTACAAAACTCTTTCCTCCTGCTTGTGAATAACCACTTTCAAGGGAATCTGAACTTTTGATGCAGCCATTTCATTTACCAGAAAATGTGTATGTTTTTACTTCCAAAACCATGCTATGGTAATCCTATATAAGCTATAAGTAACAGGAGATGAAAAGTCATTTGGAGCTATGCATTGTGACGCTTCGCACAAACTGAGTTCTCTGTACTTGTTACCAGCATATAATTCATGAAAAGAATATATGCTATTAGTGAAAACTAAACAGAGTTTTATGATATTCAAATTTCATTTCCCATCTCAGGGTACATGCAGGGTCAAGTGTATTTAACAAGGCCAAACGTTTCCCTCCTCTTTTAAAAGGTGATGTTTGACGGGAAGTCTAATGTTATATGTAAAATATCTACATCTATTGCTATAATATGGAACCAAAAAGTATTTTTCGATGCTAAAATAAAAGTTGCACTCCAAAACTAATTTCATAACTAATTTCAAATTTTCATAAATCTTTTAACTTTTAcctaaattaatattattttgatacTTTGCAGTGTACAATACAATAATTATTTAACGTTTCCCCTATAATAATAGATGATTTGACAATGATACATATATGGATCCTTGGTTTCAAATATAGAACCAATATTTGCTCTAAGCATGACACCCCTTTGAAATTGAGTATTTTTATATTTGATACTATTGCTATATTATAGCATCAAATGCAAAAATACCAAACTCCAAAGGGGTGCCCTACTTggatgtatatgtatatatgcatcaTTGATTTTATATTTGAAATCAAGAATGCATACACATCATCTATTACTACAAATGTAGGggaaaaattaaataattattgtCTTGTACATCTTAAAgtatcaaaataatattaaattaagtagAAGTTAATAGATTTATGAAACTTTGAAACTAGTTATGAAACTAGCAGTGGAGtgtaattttaattttaataccAAAAAACTAGTGCAATTTTAATTTTAGcatgaaaaaatatttttttggtaCCAAATTATAGTAATAACTATAACCATTTTACATCTAATATTGGACTTGTTCTTAGACTTAGCTCTTACTAATTATTACAACCATTTGCACGATGTGGAGTGAATGGTTTAGCCAGAGAAGGACATAATAAAGGTGTAGAGTTGACAACTTGACATGGATCTTTATTTGGGCTATGTACAAATTATACCTGCTCTGCATTACGGGCGCAAATGCACCTCATAAATAAAAATGGGGATCGGCTCGTTTAAATGCAAATGatgaataaaattaaaataataccCAAATTATACTACTTTTCAACTTCAACCGCCCAAAATATCCAAATACGGGAAAACTGTCATTTTTATCGACTGAATACACATTTGTATCATACGTATTctatttttttgaaaattaacAAAGGATACGCATGTGAGACATGCATATCCACTGTATACTGTAGCAGTTGATACGCATGTCTGACATGCGTATCCTTGATAAATTTTATAGAAAATAGGGTACGCATGATACAAATGCGTATTCAGTCGGTATTTTAGGCAGTTTTCCCGTATATGAGTATTTTGGGCACCAAACCTccaaatggtgggtattttgATTTTTCACCCAATAAAATTTGGGAACGATTTTTTTAAGTAAACTTGATTTAACTTGTTTTTTTAAATGAACCAATCTTAACATGAAATTGAGGTCGGATGAGTAAATAAGCTGAGCCAAGTTTTTCTATCTCTTCGGCTGTGACTCGGCTCCTCCAGCTCAGACTCGGATATTCGATTTGACTCGAAtaaaatacatatacatatatattatataaataataaattattgtTGATCATTTAAATATTcttattaatatatttttctCGTCATTTATTAATAATTTCATTATCTTAGAAATTTAGTTTATATTTCTAAGTCATACACTTAATTTTTTCATAACAAAACTATCGAGCATTGTTATAACGATCTATCTGTTTACAAGACTTCACATTTTCATAATCATTATTAAATaacttataatttataaaaacaaGATTTAAGTAAAACATATTAAAATTTCTTTATCGACAATTTAAAAAGTAATGTAAGTTTTCTAAAGTTGCTCGATAATTTACTATAAAATTGAATATGTTCTTAAAATTCGacttgaaaaataaaataatatagatAAAGAAACATGTGTAGAGTGTGATATTTATATCTTTATAAGATAAAGACTAGTATTTGATCTCGATTAAACTTTTAAAACTATAAATTACACTTTATAGATCGGTCGGGTAAAAAATATATGTGAATTATTAGTGAATAACTCAACTTTATTAGAACTTGGCTTGATTTCGACTCCGCTCGATTGTTCGTGAGCTAGCTCAGATTCGGCTCGTTTATATAACAAACTGATCTTGAACATCAATTTTCGATCAGTTATTAAACTCggatcattttaaaaataaattaagttTGGCTCGGTTCAACTTGAAGTCGACTCGGCTATTTTCGCCTAATATTTACCGAGTTTGAACTCTATGATAAAGAGTTATTACTGTTTAATAGAAAAATTAGAAAAATTCCTGCAGCAAGATGCAAGAGGAACTTCTTACCTTTTCGctaatttaatttaatttgaaGTTTCTTTGGTAATTAGccaaatattttaattttatttgcTTTAACTTCATTTTACGGCTACAAACAAGAGCTATTTAAAGCCTCATTCCATTCTAAATTATCAGAATAGAAACTTTTAAATGAATCCAAGCACCAAGTAGTAATAATCTACAATTAAAGTACAACTTTAATTAAAAAAAACCATATGTCCATTAAGATGCTTAGTTGTTAATCAAAGAAAAACACATTAAAGTTGAAATATGGGAGGGAACTGGAATGTTCACATTTTGCTGTCTTTAGTACCGCAAGTGCCTCATTTCTGGTGCATCATTTCAACAGAGCCTTGGAGACCATTGGTTAAAACTGAAGTAGAGGTCATGGCAGCCCACAGCAAGTTTAAAGCCTGCAGAAGATTCCAAGTAACAAAATCATTAGAAAATCCAAACAACATAGGTACTGTATTAGTACTCGTCTAAATGCAAGCTTGGAGTTGTGGCTTCTCTAATAGGGAAAATTTGGTGTGAGGAACGACAATATTTAGCTAACTTGGGGTCAATTAGCATTTGTTTTAGCTTCTTTGCGTTGAAGTATCTATCAACATTCAGATTTAACGAGTATTTGAGCAAGTCAAGTATCTGTCAAAGAGGAGAAATAGTAAATAAATAAGGAAAATTATGTTTACATATTAAGGAAAACTTTAAAAAAATTGATGTACCTCAGTGGATCCAAGATTCAGACTCCTTTCTTCAAGTACTCCGAAATCGGTAATTCCAGAATTTTTCAACATTTCTAAAGTTGATGCTGGAATATTAGGAAATACACTTAAATCATCGGTTATAATGAATGATGTAGTCGGGGGAGCAAAGACTCCTTGTTGATCCTCCATTGTTGCAGCAGTGAAGTATGCTTTTTTGTTCAAGAACCGCTAGCAATTTTCACATTTAACAGTACTGTAGTTGCTCACATACGCATCCATATTATTTCTAATACACCTCATATCCTCACAAGTATAAAATTCTACGGATTCGATGTCATCTATATTAATTTTAAGTTTTCTACACTCTGCTTCTGCCGAGTTGCGTGTATTCAGCAACATAACTTTGCATGCTTTTGTAGCAAAATACCTGTCTTCGAGATTTGCGATGCTTTCATATAACTTATTGAAGCTCCCAACCGCAGGTGGCTTTGATGTATTGGAATGATTGGACAAGAGTTTAACAATCGTCCCCATTGGCAGTGTAAGGAAGCTAAACAGAATGTCAACGAAATCACTATTAGCTTCAGCATACAAAACTCTTTCCTGCTGTTTATGAATTAACAATTTCAACGGAATTCGAACTTTCGAGGAAGCCATTTCATATACCAAAAGATAAGGCTATGTTTTTCCTGTGAAAAACCATGTACATTGCTactgttatatatatattcaagtaTCATGAGATGAAGAGTCATTTGGAGTTGTTCATCATGACCTTTCACTCTGAGTTCTCTGTACTTTGTAGCAGCATTGAGTTCATGAACAAATGTGTAGCTAGGATTCGAAAGAGTTAATTTTTGTTTCCCCAATACATCCAAGTGTGCCTAATTTGGATTCGTTGAACACCTCTGTTAGTATTAATTTTTAACTGTCTCGATACATTTAAGCTGGTCTTTGTAATCCCATGTATTTAATTTGAATGAAAATATCGAATCGATGCACAACATTATGTGATTTCGTTTTTTTTTTCTTTACAAGAACTCGAGAATATCCCCTGACAGGAAACTATTGACACCTTTTCAAATTTCAAGTGGTTTGTAATTGAAAAAATTGCATGAATATTTAGGTTGTTAGATATTCCTCAAAACTAAGCTAAGATCTTGATAAATGTTGACATAGCAGTACTTGAATAGTTATATTACTAATTCAGGGTAACAAGCAATCAGTAGTAACTACTAACCAACTCCCCAAACAAATTTCAACATAAACAAAAGTAAAAGCAAAACAAGGAGTATAAATTACAGGTTAATTAGTGAAAGTCACATAACACAATCCAATATTACAATGTAGGAGTATAAAACAAACAAAAATGTATGCTATAACCTTATTATTAAGATTGTGGCCACACACTAATTTTCTCCTTCTCAGCCTTAACAAAAATAGCTGTAGCCATGGCCACAAAATAAACCTGTAAGAAAATAATAGACGGCGAATGATAACGTATCACACTCTGCCCGGTTGCCAACTCCACAAGCAACAAAGCAGACAATCCTAACCCTGCCACCCTGCCATTTATCCGTTCCGAATAAGGACTAAACCCGAAATCCACTTTCAGTCCACCAGAGACCGGTTCTTTAAGCGGTACTGGTGGTAGATAAACGCTGCCTCCAGAGCTGCCACCTTTCTTGCCCCCTGATTTCTTGGTTTTTCGGGCCTCCGCTTTTTTGCCAGTGCCTGATTTGTATTTGAGTCGAATGTTGGAAAGGCGGGAATCGAAGTCAGTGGAGTCAGGGGAGTCCGGGGAAGGGGTGGGAGTAGGAGTTTCTTCCGGGGTAGCGCGGAGGGCGAAGGAGAGGTGGTGGGGTGGTGAGTGAGGGGATGGGGAGGAGGAGAAGAGAGGGGTGGAGAATGGGAGAGTTGAGGGTGGTATTGTTGACATGGTTGAGTTTAGTTTGGTTTGTGCAAGTGTGGTCTATATGGATTGTTTTTGTGGATATGAGTTGCTATAAATGTTAGTGGATGAGGTAGTGTGTGACATGGTTGGTTTTGTGTTGATTGCAGCAGCTTATGTGAAAAACATAACCTATTAGTACTAATTAATACTAAATGCTTCTATTAAACTAATTTAATAGTTTAATATTTTTTTGTccaaaatatcaaaaatattctTATGTAAGACAAATGTAATTTCATCTCAATTCCACTAAAGGGTATATATCTATAAATTTGAGGGTGTGCACATATCACCGCATTAAAAAACCTCAGGTTTTTTTATTGTTGGGATACTACAGTTGGAGAAGAATTTTCATCTAATCTAGACATCTAGTTCTAGCACTGCTCTGCTAGGACTATTGACTAATTAATTACTTGTCATTTTGAATTTCAAGAACTGAAATCTTCCATTATTGGTAAAATGTTCCATTACAATGCAATTTAGGACTGTGCATAGGTCTTTCACTACTCATTAGTCCTTTACAACGCTCAAATTTCACCTCTACATGTATCTCAACTCTTGACACTCTTGTTAACATGTATCTTGTGAAGTGCAAATGTAATATTAAGGTTGTGAGTCCTGTATTTACTATTGTAAACCTGTGATCTAATATCTAAAATTTTAAGTTTCTAGAATGAAAGAGCATTATGCTATGTTTGAGCGGTCAATTTGTTTCGCTGTTCTTAATTGATTATTCAGAGTTATGCTGAAAGGTGCGTCAGGTACTAAGATGGCAGTGTGTTTAAATTGATAAGGCACTGACAAAAGGTTGTGATCATAGATTCATAATGCCGGTTAACGTTGAAGGAAGTGTTTTATTGAAAAGTATAAACTAGTACGCGCTTTCTTTCAAATGAGCATGTTTTTGGGTAAGATATATGATGGAATGAGACTGTGTGGAGAGTAGACCTATTCGGAATGTTTGGAAGCTCCATAACTGTAAGTATGTTCGGAATGAGACTGTGAAGAGTAGGCCTATTCTACAGGAGATATAGTTGCAAGTGTTTTTGTCCCTCAGACTTAGCTGGATAACACTTGCTTATGAATCAAACCAACTAAAAATGGTGCCTTTGTGTAGGACTTATCTAGTGTCATTGTCTAGTGCTGCACAAATCTGCAACTATTATAAATGGACATGCTTAAATCTTACAATGTCATGAAAACAGATTGAACACACAACGAAAACTGAATATACATTGAACACTTTGAAATAGCATTGCACATAATACTCACATGTCACTGGTCATGAATCTTTTCTTTTTTACGAACGTATCTCAACTTGACCAAAAGACCAATGACGAGAAGGAAGAAAAAGCAAGAGATAACGCAAACAGTAATGGCCAGGGCTTGTGAGTGGGATAGCACGACATATGTTCCCGTGATGAAAGTCAGCATCATTGCAATAACTGAAACAATATTGAGTACAGTTGATGCATCGTTGAGTTTTGATACTTGGTAAGGATCTTCATACATAGTTGCAATGAAGTAGATAAACAAAGAAGATGTGGATAGTAGCAAAGCTACTGCATCCGATACCATAAAAGCATTGAAAACTTTCTTTTTTGAGAGCAGCGCCATTCCTTCTTCTTCTTGTCCACTTTGATAGTATCCTCCCGGCATTGTAAATCCAACCGTAAAAGTCACTGTAGTTATTAATGCCGTAACTATTATCTGGGTGTTGGTCCTTTGCCTGTACCGTTCAACCTCTTCTTTCATTTTTATATACTTTTCATTCATCGACTTTTTCTCCGCTTTCTCGAATTCTGAGTTTTTCTTCGACCGTTCACTTAGGGGCACTACACTGGGAGGCTTACTCCAGtacctcttagagcttctacgCCAAAACTTCAAGTGCTCCCAAAACATCTTTCGATGCTGACTATAAACTAGGGGTTTGTCAAGTAGTTTCTTAATTTGTCCCTGTAAATGAAAGCTCGGAGAATAATTTGTGGCCAGatacttaatatattaaatataaacTTAGGACATTGTGTGTGTATAGTTATTAGACAAAACTTGAAAATTCATTTTTAGGCGTGGGATCAAAGAAAAAGTCTAACAGTGTCCTATTATGTTccttaaaaaaatatattataaatattgaTACTTATGTAGTTATGTTATTAGTTTTAGCATGGAGAACCAACAAAATTAAATTTACTCCATATACCTGATGAGCTATGATTTGATCTTGAAAATATAACATGTCGCTGCAAGTCCAACCTTTCTTGTTTTTGGCTATCCAATCAACCCCGAGATGATTTATGAGTTCCGGAACAAAACAACCAACACGGATTAACACATGAAGTGGTGTATCTGCACCGTTGATATCTTGTTGACTCAAAATGTTTTTTATATACTTTTCTGGACACCTTGCTAAAATATTTTGTATCACCTCTTTATTACTTTGCGCTGCAGCTAAATGCATGATGTTTTTGACGAGTACGAAACTCAAAAATATCATACAATATTACATCAGTTTAAACTATTAAACTtcatatattatcataatatgttttaaactgatgttaaagaagacgtataacatcagtttttaaagatgttaaatttctaatgcatgtctaatcttcatatattatcataatatgatatttttatcaatttaaacatatgtgaGATAAGTAAAATATTTTCATTTACTCATTAAACTGATATTACTAATACCAGTAACAACGGTTTTCAAGATAAACCGATTTAAATATAACTTTTGACATCGGTTCTTTATTTCAAACCGATATCTATTGGTGacaaaccgatgtctataaaacttaataacatcggttttctgttttatgattttttttgttttagtaTTTAACATCGTTTTTAATCAATATTACTGATGTCAATGTTCaactaaaactgatgtattaagCTTTGACATACATCATTTTCCATTATAATGATGCCTGTGCCTGTTTTATTAAtgcatattttaaaaatatagatgcCAAAAAATTGTCAAACTAATGGATTACCAAAACCATTTGGTGCATAATACCAGTAATATATAAATCTAACAACTAATATTCAAACATCCGGTACAACAGATTCATCTAATCCAAACATCAAGTACTACATATATCCATCCATCTATTCTACTACTGTCTATACAAAGAATTTGACTTGCTACCGGAAATACTAACAACGAAAACCAAACAGGAAAGTAAGCAAAACTTTCCGGGAGTAGTGAAGATCTTTAGTTATCATGTGTTTGAGAGAAGGATATGATCGGCAATGTAAAGATGGTCACAGCTCTGAAAAGAAAGCAAGTGCAACATAACATCAGATAGGGTGAGAACATTATATATGTATTCATGTTAAAAACAGAAATAAGGATCTGCATGTTGACTGGAGGCAATCATTTCCAGAAAGTGAAGATAGAGATATAGCATATAAAACACCCGGGCTTTAGTTAGAAGTCTTCATACCAGACTCGACGTACTAAATTTAAAGACCTATTAAGAGCTATGAAACTAAATGTAACTGCAAAGATAGTATAAAATCCATGAAATGAGAACCAtatcatatgtatatatatgtaaataacGGAGACCATGGGACGTTAAATTTCAATTAATACAGTGCCATTTTCCGGCTAGTACAAGTGATTTTAAACTATAATCATTTAACTGAGAAGTAATCTCAGTATATAAGCTATAATTCCGTCTATTTTGTAGCAATTATCTCTGGTGCAATAGTGCACACAAGTCATCTAAAAATTTATAGTTTCTGCTCCCGTTGATTTTCTCAACATACCTGTTTCGTGACTCCTTCCTCTGCAGTCTCATATCCTCTTTGACCATGTGATAGTTAAGCGGTTTCACTCTTCCTACAACATAAATTAGCAGACACGGTATAAATCATTTATAATCATTTATAATCAttgtatttatttatattttagcacACACAATTTACAAAGGTGTATTATGAACTTTTTTTAGGGCACTGATAGATATATGTACGAGGTGCTGGTACAGATTATATGCATTGTATTTTTCAGGAGTTGGCACATCTATTACATAATGGTAATCGTAAAAAAGAAATGAATGACACTTACTTGTGAGAATCAAAGGTATGAGGAACATTAGAGAGCTTGCGAAGATCAAACAGCTTGACTGTCTTATCCGTCGAGCCCGTGGCCAGTATCCATTCATTAAAAAGGTTAAATGTTAAGCAAATTAAACTACAACAAAAACATTTtatattccttcaactagagACGACATTACATGATGATTCTTTATACGCCAGCAAATAAGGTTAAAAGGAAGACAGCAAACCCAAATTCTGACTACACCTATTGGTAACAATTAAGAGTAGGAAGCCACAATTCTGCTTCCTGACATATCTACTGTCACAAAAGGTACACACTTCGCTCAATTAAAAGGTACATACTATAAATCGTCTAAATTGTTCTGTCTAACACTAAAACGCCAAATTAGCAGAAAATGCAAAATATGACTACACCTTCTGGTAGCTATTAAGAGTAGGAAATCACAGTTACTGCTTCCTGACATATCCATTGTCAGGAATCAGGATCTGGACCACTGTCATTGACGGTTGATGCA carries:
- the LOC141691207 gene encoding uncharacterized protein LOC141691207; the protein is MAASKVQIPLKVVIHKQEERVLYAEANSDFVDILFSFLTMPMGTIIRFLSKHSNTTLPAAAVIGSFNNLYKSISNLQTRYFATEVCKDMLLNTRNSAEVECRKLKVNIDDIRPIEYFTCDLKCTSENFDAYVSTYNCVKCKNCSRFLENKAYFTDTRGEDGQGVFVHRTASFVITDDLHVIPIIPAATLALLEKTGFTDFGVLEERNFHLGSTEILDLLKYSILSKTPLTSMFLGKNYVIVDKTIQTITNSQMSTEGNTSDKKMTVKVLVQKSNNKILLAEAAEDFAELLFTFLSIPLGKVISLLSASHSSTVVAENLNKSVSDLNVNRYFKSQKLKNMLLDPKLAEHYYSSNQIIPLKQAATPSLCCEHLVNPKGSDVFMKARTMFMVTDDLVVTPLSSATCFNYLNSLKVPPSDVKDQVVNIDMQEALNLLWATLNTSSVLNNGLKDSVE
- the LOC141693992 gene encoding uncharacterized protein LOC141693992; this translates as MSTIPPSTLPFSTPLFSSSPSPHSPPHHLSFALRATPEETPTPTPSPDSPDSTDFDSRLSNIRLKYKSGTGKKAEARKTKKSGGKKGGSSGGSVYLPPVPLKEPVSGGLKVDFGFSPYSERINGRVAGLGLSALLLVELATGQSVIRYHSPSIIFLQVYFVAMATAIFVKAEKEKISVWPQS